A genomic window from Deinococcus ruber includes:
- the yczR gene encoding MocR-like transcription factor YczR has product MTQRKIPAATLMQLLGPWTGRGPAYVNLARAIQHLVLDGRLPLAAQLPSERTLAAASGFGRNTIKAAYDVLQDDGFLVLRPGVRRVVTLPPLATTPGVPLPPLSHPHLIDFAAAALPAPEGLIHEAFMHALTALPTYLPTHGYTPLGLPVLRSAVAARYRARGLPTTPEQIVITFGAQHAFSLIVRLVTSPGDRVLVDQPTYPHALDALRAASCRIVPVALTPGGWDVEGLAAAARQTVPRLAYLIPDFHNPTGHLMPDAVRSEVTRLLHQTRTLIVVDETLAELALAVPVSAPFAVHDRHATVVSIGSMSKSFWGGLRLGWIRAPRDLAERLGAARASVDLGTPVLEQLAGAWLLRDPDPLLGRRRKQLRDQRDVLVEYLGQQLPEWTYRLPEGGLSLWVTLPQPVGPALVAQASRFGLRLTAGERFAHDGLLARQLRLPFTQPVAELREGVTRLARLFREVVGQDVLLDDPGNATRLEV; this is encoded by the coding sequence ACCGGCCGAGGACCTGCCTACGTCAACCTGGCACGCGCCATACAACACCTGGTGCTCGATGGACGGCTACCGCTGGCTGCACAGCTTCCCAGCGAACGAACGCTCGCCGCAGCCTCAGGCTTCGGCCGTAACACCATCAAGGCTGCCTACGACGTTCTTCAGGACGACGGGTTTCTTGTGCTTCGTCCAGGCGTCCGCAGGGTCGTCACCCTCCCACCGCTCGCCACCACCCCCGGAGTGCCGTTGCCCCCACTGTCTCATCCTCACCTGATTGATTTTGCGGCGGCGGCCCTGCCGGCCCCAGAAGGTCTCATTCACGAGGCGTTCATGCACGCCTTGACCGCCCTGCCGACCTATCTCCCCACCCACGGCTACACGCCACTCGGCCTGCCCGTCTTGAGGAGCGCGGTTGCCGCGCGCTACAGAGCCCGCGGGCTTCCCACCACACCGGAGCAGATCGTGATTACCTTCGGTGCTCAACATGCGTTCAGCCTGATCGTCCGGCTCGTCACGAGTCCAGGAGACCGCGTCCTCGTCGATCAACCGACCTACCCACACGCCCTTGACGCGTTGAGAGCAGCCTCCTGCCGGATCGTGCCCGTCGCCTTGACGCCTGGCGGTTGGGATGTGGAAGGGTTGGCTGCTGCGGCCCGGCAGACCGTACCTCGACTCGCGTACCTGATTCCCGATTTTCACAACCCCACGGGGCATCTGATGCCTGACGCGGTCCGGAGCGAGGTCACGCGGCTGCTTCATCAGACACGGACCCTGATCGTGGTTGACGAGACCCTCGCCGAGCTGGCCTTGGCTGTCCCGGTGTCAGCGCCGTTCGCTGTTCATGATCGGCACGCCACGGTGGTGAGCATCGGGTCGATGAGCAAGTCGTTCTGGGGCGGGTTGCGTCTCGGCTGGATCCGTGCGCCGAGGGATCTCGCCGAACGTCTGGGTGCAGCCCGCGCGTCCGTCGACCTGGGGACGCCGGTGCTCGAACAGTTGGCGGGGGCCTGGCTGCTGCGGGACCCGGACCCCCTCCTGGGGCGACGCCGGAAGCAGCTCCGGGACCAACGTGACGTACTGGTCGAGTATTTGGGCCAGCAACTGCCCGAATGGACGTACCGACTCCCGGAGGGGGGGCTGTCGTTGTGGGTCACGCTGCCGCAGCCGGTCGGACCGGCGCTGGTGGCACAGGCCAGCCGCTTCGGATTGCGCCTGACTGCTGGAGAGCGTTTCGCTCACGACGGTCTTTTGGCACGTCAGCTGCGCCTTCCGTTTACCCAGCCGGTGGCGGAGCTGCGAGAAGGCGTCACACGGCTGGCCCGCCTGTTTCGAGAGGTTGTAGGACAGGACGTCCTGCTCGACGATCCAGGGAACGCGACCCGCCTCGAAGTCT